The genomic region GCCTCGAAAGGGGCGACGACCCCGCCAGGATCGGCTCCCCCACAGGAACATGGGGGATCGCCTCATGGGCGGCCGGAAACGGCACCGGCTGTGGGCGCGGCGGGGCAGAGGGAACCTCGAACCGGCCGGCGGCAGGCGCGCGCTCGACCTTGCGAATCGCCGGCGCCCGTTGGAATCCGGTCGCGATGAGCGTCACGCGCATCTCGCTCGTGATGCCCGGGTCGACCACCGCGCCCCAGAAGACGTCGCAATCGCGCCCCGCTTGCTGCGAGATGTACTGCGCAGACTCGGTCACCTCATGGAACCCCATGTCCGGCCCGCCGACGACATTGACGAGAATCGAGCTCGCCCCCTCGATGGAGAGCTCGTCGAGCAGCGGACTCGAGATGGCCGCCTGCGCGGCTTCCATGGCTCGATTGGGGCCGCTGGCCGCGCCGCAGCCGAGAAGCGCGGCGCCTCTGTTCTGCATCACCGTGCGAACATCCGCGAAGTCGACATTGATGAGGCCGTTGCCGGTGATGATGTCCGAGATCCCGCGCGTGGCCTGAAAGAGCACCTCGTCCGCCACTCGAAGACCCGCCTGGAGATTCGCGGCGCGATCGACCAGATGGAGGAGCTTGTCGTTGGGGATGACGATCAAGGTGTCGACCTCTTCCGCGAGAAGGCGAAGCCCCTCCTCCGCGCGGCGTCCCCGCTGGGTCCCCTCGAAGAGGAAGGGGCGGGTCACGATCGCGACGGTGAGCGACCCCAGGGATCTCGCCATGCGCGCGACAACGGGGGCGGCCCCCGTGCCGGTCCCGCCGCCCATCCCCGCGGTGATGAAGGCCATGTCGTATCCCTCGAGGAGCTCGGCGAGCTGCTGGTGGTCCTCCTCGGCCGCGGCGCGACCGACCTCGGGATCGCCCCCCGCTCCAAGCCCGCCCGTGAGGGCCGAGCCGAGCTGCAGCCGGTTCTGGCAGACCGAGCTGTCCAGAGCCTGGGAATCGGTGTTCGCCACCCAGAAGGTCACGTCGCGCAGCCCCTCGGTGATCATCCGATTCACCGCGTTCGATCCGCCCCCTCCCAAGCCGATGACGGCAATGCGCGCGGGGGCCGCGCCACGGGCTTCCATATCCAGCATCCCTACCTCCGTGCCGCCCGGCCTCGCCGGGCTCGATGATTGGCCCCAGATCCTCTCCGCAGGGCCCTCGGCGATATCCCGCGGGCGACGCGACCCATCAAAGGTAGTCGCGCACCCAATCGCGGATCGGACGGCGGAAGATCGAAAGGATCCCCTTCCCCCCGCCTGCCCGCCCGCGCTCCAGCTCCGATGCATAGAACAGCAGACCCAGGGCCGCGGCGTGCTGCGGCAGCCCCTCCCCATCCGGCAGACCCTCCACGGGACGGGGATACCCCACTCGCGCCGGGATGCCCAGCGTCGCCTCCGCGAGCTCCGTGAGTCCCGGGAGCAGGGCCGTGCCTCCCGTCAGGACGACCCCCGCCGCGAGCAGATCGGTCGCCTCGCAGCGCTCCAGCTCGTGGAGCACCAGGGTCAGGATCTCCTCGGCTCTCGGCTCGATGATCGCGGCGAGCACCTGCCGGCTGATCTGGCGGGGCGTGCGGCCGCCGACGCCGGCCACCTCCACCATCTCGGCGGGCTGGACTCGCGAGGAGACCGCGTATCCGTGGCGGACCTTCAGCTCCTCCGCCCGATCGCTCGGCGTGCGAAGCCCGATCGCGATATCCTGCGTCAGATGGCGTCCGCCAAGGCCGAGGATCGCCGTGTGGCGAATCACGCCCGACTGGAAGATGACGATGTCGCTCGTGCCGCCGCCCATGTCGACCAGCGCGACGCCCAGTCCCCGCTCGTCATCCTCGAGGACGGCCAGGGAAGCGGCGATCGGCTGCAGAACCAGCGACTGGACTCCGAGACCCGCCCTGGAGATCGCGCGCAGGAGATTC from Candidatus Eisenbacteria bacterium harbors:
- the ftsA gene encoding cell division protein FtsA, coding for MGAKNTIAGLDIGTTKVCCIVGEPLPEGGIRVLGQADVPCEGMDRGNLVSLEATVDAVSAAVESAGRMADLSIRDVWVGIAGDHVRGINSRGVIGISRREKEVVREDIDRVLDAARAVKIPADREILHAIPRGFAVDEQQGIRDPVGMSGVRLEAEVHIVTAATAPLRNLLRAISRAGLGVQSLVLQPIAASLAVLEDDERGLGVALVDMGGGTSDIVIFQSGVIRHTAILGLGGRHLTQDIAIGLRTPSDRAEELKVRHGYAVSSRVQPAEMVEVAGVGGRTPRQISRQVLAAIIEPRAEEILTLVLHELERCEATDLLAAGVVLTGGTALLPGLTELAEATLGIPARVGYPRPVEGLPDGEGLPQHAAALGLLFYASELERGRAGGGKGILSIFRRPIRDWVRDYL
- the ftsZ gene encoding cell division protein FtsZ, translated to MGRGCRSTPRPWVCCSMHRSWSAGGQAGGRGSFRSSAVRSAIGCATTFDGSRRPRDIAEGPAERIWGQSSSPARPGGTEVGMLDMEARGAAPARIAVIGLGGGGSNAVNRMITEGLRDVTFWVANTDSQALDSSVCQNRLQLGSALTGGLGAGGDPEVGRAAAEEDHQQLAELLEGYDMAFITAGMGGGTGTGAAPVVARMARSLGSLTVAIVTRPFLFEGTQRGRRAEEGLRLLAEEVDTLIVIPNDKLLHLVDRAANLQAGLRVADEVLFQATRGISDIITGNGLINVDFADVRTVMQNRGAALLGCGAASGPNRAMEAAQAAISSPLLDELSIEGASSILVNVVGGPDMGFHEVTESAQYISQQAGRDCDVFWGAVVDPGITSEMRVTLIATGFQRAPAIRKVERAPAAGRFEVPSAPPRPQPVPFPAAHEAIPHVPVGEPILAGSSPLSR